The following coding sequences lie in one Halorussus halophilus genomic window:
- a CDS encoding CaiB/BaiF CoA transferase family protein, protein MTIASDSEPAMPLDGVTVLELGHIVAGPFCTLLLADLGAEVVKIEHPEGGDSVRDSSPVGNSSFNYVNRDKLSVTLDLKSEGGRTVFERLLEESDVLVENFGPGTVERLGVGYEDLRVNRPELVYCSIKGFNRGPYEGYPALDPVAEAMSGLMSVTGNPGQPPVRVGTSIADMTASLYGAIAILAALRQRETTGEGQKVEVPLFESTVALMGYWLAYTEAYDAVPEPLGAGHPNWSPYDVFRTGDESWVFVGPSSERQWVALCEALDCSLHEDERFDSAEARRANAEELDAILHAEFRRFETDELLELLRDAGVPVAPVNDTRAVCSDPHLEATDALTTVEAVEGDGGTVRVPRFPVLASGFPRITSSDPPRLGADTEVILRALDYTAEEIEALREQGAV, encoded by the coding sequence ATGACGATAGCGAGCGATTCAGAACCAGCGATGCCACTCGACGGCGTGACCGTCCTCGAACTCGGCCACATCGTCGCCGGGCCGTTCTGCACGCTCTTGCTCGCGGACCTCGGCGCGGAAGTCGTCAAGATCGAACATCCGGAGGGCGGCGACTCCGTGCGCGATTCGAGTCCGGTCGGCAACAGCTCGTTCAACTACGTCAATCGGGACAAACTGAGCGTCACGCTCGACTTGAAGTCCGAGGGCGGCCGCACCGTCTTCGAGCGACTTCTCGAAGAGTCCGACGTACTGGTCGAAAACTTCGGTCCCGGCACCGTCGAACGACTCGGCGTCGGCTACGAGGACCTTCGTGTGAATCGTCCCGAACTCGTCTACTGTTCCATCAAGGGGTTCAATCGCGGCCCTTACGAAGGGTATCCGGCACTCGACCCCGTGGCAGAGGCGATGAGCGGTCTGATGAGCGTGACGGGGAACCCCGGTCAACCGCCCGTCAGAGTCGGGACGAGCATCGCCGACATGACCGCGTCGCTGTACGGGGCAATCGCAATCCTCGCGGCCCTCCGACAGCGAGAGACGACTGGCGAGGGCCAGAAGGTAGAGGTCCCGCTGTTCGAGAGTACCGTCGCGCTCATGGGGTACTGGTTGGCGTACACCGAAGCGTACGACGCGGTGCCGGAGCCGCTCGGTGCCGGACATCCGAACTGGTCGCCCTACGACGTGTTTCGAACCGGCGACGAGAGTTGGGTGTTCGTCGGCCCGTCCTCGGAGCGCCAGTGGGTCGCGCTCTGCGAAGCCCTCGACTGCTCGCTCCACGAAGACGAGCGATTCGACTCGGCCGAAGCGCGCCGAGCGAACGCCGAAGAACTCGATGCGATTCTCCACGCGGAGTTCCGTAGGTTCGAGACCGACGAACTTCTCGAACTACTCCGGGACGCAGGTGTCCCCGTCGCGCCCGTCAACGACACTCGCGCCGTCTGCTCGGACCCACATCTAGAAGCGACAGACGCACTGACGACGGTCGAGGCCGTCGAAGGCGACGGTGGGACGGTCCGCGTCCCGCGTTTTCCCGTCCTCGCCTCCGGTTTCCCGCGCATCACCTCCAGCGACCCGCCACGTCTCGGTGCGGACACAGAAGTGATTCTTCGGGCACTCGACTACACCGCCGAGGAAATAGAGGCACTGCGAGAACAGGGCGCGGTTTGA
- a CDS encoding LeuA family protein, whose amino-acid sequence MKLLDVTLREGEQRAGTTYTVEQKVEAAELLSLLGVEYVQIGFPVADDRTHRVCETLDIEAKTTGIARVIDADIDAAVDAGVDVIDCFAPTSDRQRTQLLDVERDELQRRIDGAIDRAHETGHEVHFTAMDGFRTSPDVLAALAKNVGAEYVTVADTVGGTTPGGVRETLNALDSLGVDFSTLGVHFHDDLGVATANALVAAEFGVGKVDVSVAGVGERAGNTALEEFVVSGAVGPEPVEVSVERERLLSLSRSILDTLGEKVPPGKSLLGRTAFQHESGLHTAAMLDDPATFEPFDPATFGGERTLLFGAATGRGGARRLLERADREPTAERIDRLLDALRTEGGDLELVDAVALAKEVE is encoded by the coding sequence ATGAAACTTCTCGACGTGACGCTCCGCGAAGGAGAACAGCGTGCGGGGACGACTTACACCGTCGAACAGAAGGTCGAAGCCGCCGAACTGCTCTCTCTTCTCGGCGTCGAGTACGTACAAATCGGCTTTCCGGTCGCCGACGACCGCACGCATCGCGTCTGTGAAACGCTCGACATCGAAGCGAAAACAACCGGTATCGCTCGCGTCATCGACGCCGACATCGACGCGGCAGTAGACGCAGGTGTAGACGTAATCGATTGCTTCGCACCGACGAGCGACCGCCAGCGAACGCAGTTGCTCGACGTCGAACGTGACGAACTTCAACGACGAATTGACGGCGCTATCGACCGTGCCCACGAGACGGGCCACGAGGTCCACTTCACGGCGATGGACGGCTTTCGAACCAGCCCCGACGTTCTCGCAGCACTCGCGAAGAACGTCGGTGCCGAGTACGTCACTGTCGCCGATACGGTCGGCGGAACGACGCCGGGAGGCGTCCGAGAGACTCTGAACGCACTCGATTCGCTGGGCGTCGATTTTTCCACGCTCGGCGTCCATTTCCACGACGACCTCGGCGTTGCGACTGCGAACGCGCTCGTCGCAGCGGAGTTCGGGGTCGGAAAAGTAGACGTCTCCGTAGCGGGTGTCGGCGAGCGCGCGGGCAACACCGCGCTCGAAGAGTTCGTCGTTTCGGGCGCAGTTGGACCCGAGCCAGTCGAGGTGAGCGTCGAACGCGAGCGGCTACTTTCGCTCTCGCGGTCCATCCTCGACACACTCGGGGAAAAAGTTCCACCCGGCAAATCACTTCTTGGTCGAACAGCGTTCCAGCACGAGTCGGGACTTCACACCGCCGCGATGTTGGACGACCCGGCGACCTTCGAACCGTTCGACCCCGCAACCTTCGGTGGCGAGCGAACGCTGTTGTTCGGCGCGGCGACCGGTCGCGGTGGTGCCCGGCGACTGCTGGAACGGGCCGACCGAGAACCCACAGCAGAGAGAATCGACAGACTGCTGGATGCGCTCCGAACCGAAGGAGGAGATTTAGAACTCGTGGACGCCGTCGCCCTCGCCAAAGAAGTCGAGTGA
- a CDS encoding DUF7282 domain-containing protein codes for MTVRAKFGVILVATLLVTSGMSAVVGATAVSDTGTTSAESLSQDTQTNQTTEASATVTFSDQPSNGSAVVVNATNVSEGGFVVIFAQNGTLLGNSTYLEPGDHENVTVTLNTSIGRSQVLVAVPHQDTNDNQRFDFNATAARQAATTAQNASNVSVTDGPYVRGRLPVSAVSFVTVSGDDRRRNASE; via the coding sequence ATGACAGTACGCGCGAAATTTGGGGTCATCCTCGTCGCAACGCTCCTCGTCACGAGTGGAATGAGCGCAGTCGTCGGCGCGACTGCTGTGAGCGACACTGGCACAACTTCTGCAGAGTCGCTCTCGCAAGATACGCAGACGAACCAGACGACGGAAGCATCCGCGACGGTTACGTTCAGCGACCAACCGTCGAACGGGTCGGCCGTCGTCGTGAACGCGACCAACGTCTCGGAGGGTGGGTTCGTCGTCATCTTCGCACAGAACGGCACGCTGTTGGGCAATTCGACGTATCTCGAACCGGGCGACCACGAGAACGTCACCGTCACGCTGAACACCTCTATCGGGCGCTCGCAGGTCCTCGTCGCAGTGCCCCACCAAGACACCAACGACAACCAGCGATTCGACTTCAACGCCACGGCGGCCCGACAGGCCGCAACGACCGCACAGAACGCTTCGAACGTCTCCGTGACCGACGGACCGTACGTTCGTGGTCGCCTGCCGGTCAGCGCCGTCTCGTTCGTGACGGTTTCCGGTGACGACCGGCGGCGCAACGCTTCGGAGTAG
- a CDS encoding O-methyltransferase: MSDVLPEQTDRFVRAMVPERDDVLVEMERHGEEIGFPTVGPAVGGFLRLAARMVGAERIFEFGSGFGYSAYWFAEALPADGEIVLTEHDEDELQQAREYLERGGYADQARFEDGDALETIEQYDGPFDVVLIDCHKSGYPDALDAVREKVAEGGVVIADNAMESGIQDFEKITEIVEGGSPSDVDEETRGIADYLLEVRDSHEFETSVIPLGEGIAVSYRN, from the coding sequence ATGAGCGACGTGCTTCCGGAGCAGACCGACCGATTCGTGCGCGCGATGGTTCCCGAGAGAGACGACGTACTGGTCGAGATGGAACGTCACGGCGAGGAAATAGGCTTTCCGACGGTTGGCCCAGCAGTCGGTGGGTTCCTCCGACTCGCGGCCCGGATGGTCGGTGCGGAGCGAATCTTCGAGTTCGGGTCGGGATTCGGCTACTCTGCGTACTGGTTCGCCGAAGCACTCCCCGCAGACGGCGAAATCGTGTTGACCGAACACGACGAAGACGAACTCCAGCAGGCCCGCGAGTATCTGGAACGCGGCGGCTACGCCGACCAAGCACGATTCGAAGACGGTGATGCGTTGGAGACCATCGAACAGTACGACGGTCCCTTCGACGTGGTACTCATCGACTGCCACAAGAGCGGCTACCCCGACGCACTCGACGCCGTCCGCGAGAAGGTCGCGGAAGGCGGTGTCGTCATCGCGGACAACGCCATGGAGAGCGGCATTCAGGACTTCGAGAAGATCACGGAAATCGTGGAGGGCGGCAGTCCCTCGGACGTAGACGAGGAGACGCGCGGCATCGCCGACTACCTACTCGAAGTCCGGGACAGCCACGAGTTCGAGACGAGCGTGATTCCGCTCGGTGAGGGCATCGCGGTGAGTTATCGCAACTGA
- a CDS encoding MFS transporter, giving the protein MTYTQGIRRNWSQFALQLLTVFAVGLTIGVERNVVPIIGRDVLGVESILVIGSFVVSFGFVKALLNLYGGKWSETYGRKPILVAGWLVALPIPAIIVYAPNWWWITVGNVLLGINQGLSWSMSVNAKIDLAGSDARGFAVGLDEAFGYGGVALGTWITGVIAAQYGLRPAPFYFLAGVVVVALGISVLFVEETLPYAQTEAEADDETDDTDADLPFVEILKRATWGDKTLFAAAQAGSVEKFVDALVWIAYPLYLTTEGLSVAQVGVVVGVYGGVWGVLQLYTGKLADDIGRRPPVVAGMFVAGFGVLATALVHGYWLWVVTAGVTGVGMALLYPNLITVVGDAAHPTWRATGLGVYRMWRDAGYGFGAILIGVTADFASIQAAFYGVAAAMFVSGGLALAWMRETHPTRGDYTPPVEPGSDISCDD; this is encoded by the coding sequence ATGACGTACACTCAAGGTATCCGACGGAATTGGTCGCAGTTTGCGTTACAACTCCTCACCGTATTCGCCGTCGGCCTTACCATCGGCGTGGAGCGCAACGTCGTGCCCATCATCGGCCGAGACGTTCTCGGCGTCGAGTCGATTCTAGTCATCGGGTCGTTCGTGGTGAGTTTCGGGTTCGTCAAAGCCCTACTCAACCTCTACGGCGGAAAGTGGTCCGAGACGTACGGTCGGAAGCCGATACTCGTCGCTGGCTGGCTCGTCGCGCTTCCGATTCCGGCGATTATCGTCTACGCTCCCAACTGGTGGTGGATCACTGTCGGGAACGTCCTCCTCGGCATCAACCAAGGACTGTCGTGGAGTATGAGCGTCAACGCAAAGATAGACCTCGCAGGAAGTGACGCCAGAGGGTTCGCCGTCGGTCTCGACGAAGCGTTCGGATACGGTGGGGTTGCTCTCGGGACGTGGATTACGGGCGTAATCGCCGCCCAGTATGGTCTTCGACCGGCACCGTTCTACTTCCTCGCGGGAGTCGTCGTCGTCGCACTCGGTATTTCGGTCCTATTTGTGGAGGAGACGCTACCGTACGCACAGACCGAGGCCGAGGCCGACGACGAGACAGACGACACGGACGCCGATCTCCCGTTCGTCGAGATACTCAAGCGCGCGACGTGGGGGGACAAGACGCTGTTTGCAGCGGCCCAGGCCGGGAGCGTCGAGAAGTTCGTCGACGCGCTCGTTTGGATCGCGTATCCACTCTATCTCACGACCGAGGGCTTGTCGGTCGCACAAGTCGGCGTCGTGGTCGGTGTCTACGGTGGAGTTTGGGGGGTACTCCAACTCTACACCGGAAAACTCGCCGACGACATCGGTCGGCGACCGCCAGTGGTCGCGGGGATGTTCGTCGCGGGTTTCGGCGTGCTTGCGACCGCCCTCGTTCACGGCTACTGGCTCTGGGTCGTGACGGCCGGGGTAACGGGTGTCGGCATGGCCTTGCTCTACCCGAACCTGATTACAGTCGTCGGAGACGCCGCACATCCGACGTGGCGGGCGACTGGCCTCGGCGTCTACCGGATGTGGCGTGACGCTGGCTATGGATTCGGAGCGATTCTGATCGGCGTGACTGCAGACTTCGCGTCGATTCAAGCGGCGTTCTACGGCGTCGCGGCGGCGATGTTCGTCTCGGGCGGTCTCGCGCTGGCTTGGATGCGGGAGACCCATCCTACTCGCGGAGACTACACACCACCGGTCGAACCCGGTTCCGACATCTCGTGTGACGATTGA
- a CDS encoding MBL fold metallo-hydrolase: MSNTGFAPSKVARQVRDDTEDLFVLDVRRQEDYEEWQIPGSTNLPIYDELLDYDYSSLEEHLDELPEDREIAVVCVAGITSARAAEFLREHGYDAESIDDGMNGWGRVHRQYDIDASDNVVQIVRPGTGCVSYLVHDGGEAVVVDPSLYIDEYLNAADERDLDIVGVADTHAHADHVSGAGRLAGELDVPYYLHSEDAGDLDVVTEIADGDTIQVGSRELDVYHTPGHTPGSVSFEYGDALLSGDTLFLRSVGRPDLEDSSEDAVREAASRLFDSLEDLTALDDETVVLPGHFSDEEIRPLATELGDLREKTTNELLGYVEDDDETAFVETIVESLADEPANYNEIKQINWGKEQPDGDVESLELGPNNCAAN, from the coding sequence ATGAGCAATACAGGATTCGCGCCCTCGAAAGTCGCGCGACAAGTACGAGACGACACCGAAGACTTGTTCGTCCTCGACGTTCGACGGCAAGAAGACTACGAAGAGTGGCAGATACCGGGAAGTACGAATCTGCCGATCTACGACGAACTCCTCGATTACGACTACTCCTCGCTCGAAGAACATCTCGACGAACTACCCGAAGACCGTGAGATAGCGGTCGTCTGCGTCGCTGGCATCACCTCCGCACGTGCCGCCGAGTTCCTCCGCGAACATGGCTACGACGCCGAGTCCATCGACGATGGCATGAACGGATGGGGCCGCGTCCATCGCCAATACGACATCGACGCGTCCGACAACGTCGTCCAAATCGTCCGCCCCGGTACGGGTTGTGTCTCCTATTTAGTCCACGACGGCGGGGAAGCGGTCGTCGTCGACCCCTCGCTGTACATCGACGAGTACCTGAACGCAGCAGACGAGCGTGACCTCGACATCGTCGGTGTGGCGGACACGCACGCACACGCAGACCACGTGTCCGGCGCGGGACGACTTGCCGGTGAACTCGACGTCCCCTACTACCTCCACAGTGAGGACGCTGGCGACCTCGACGTCGTGACCGAGATAGCGGATGGAGACACCATTCAGGTCGGCAGTCGAGAACTCGACGTCTACCACACACCCGGCCACACACCGGGTAGCGTCTCGTTCGAGTACGGTGACGCGCTACTTTCCGGGGACACACTGTTTCTCCGGAGCGTCGGTCGCCCCGACCTCGAAGACAGTTCCGAAGACGCCGTCCGTGAGGCCGCAAGTCGGCTATTCGACAGCCTCGAAGACCTGACTGCCCTCGACGACGAGACTGTCGTCCTCCCCGGACACTTCAGTGACGAGGAGATTCGGCCGCTGGCGACGGAACTCGGTGACCTCCGTGAGAAGACGACCAACGAACTGCTGGGCTACGTCGAGGACGACGACGAGACCGCGTTCGTCGAGACCATCGTAGAGAGTCTCGCCGACGAACCCGCGAACTACAACGAGATCAAGCAGATCAACTGGGGGAAAGAACAGCCAGACGGTGACGTCGAGTCGCTCGAACTCGGCCCGAACAACTGCGCGGCTAACTAA
- a CDS encoding HFX_2341 family transcriptional regulator domain-containing protein: MDGSPVPERVQVVPLGFEYARLKRPILEWKADKVVAVEYSESETGVHYLEALLAELADNERIELERRQCDIFDLYDTLGTVARAIHDHANDDVYVNISGGSKITAVAGTIACMATGATPIYAKPDYGPEADRVPPEPLHEAVERTFSLPNYPIDSPSSTHVAFLRFIADRTQNASSSSGVSGRYRGVSKKGLIEFAREEQFPFVVESSAGTEKGFYRLLDRHVVGPLTEKGYVDTEKVGRRKYLSLTEAGENALRAYRHLV; encoded by the coding sequence ATGGACGGGTCACCAGTTCCCGAACGCGTCCAGGTAGTCCCGTTGGGCTTCGAGTACGCTCGACTGAAACGACCGATACTCGAATGGAAAGCTGACAAGGTGGTCGCCGTCGAGTATAGCGAGAGCGAGACCGGAGTCCACTACCTCGAAGCACTGCTGGCCGAACTCGCTGACAACGAACGAATCGAACTCGAACGACGACAGTGCGACATCTTCGACCTCTACGATACGCTCGGCACCGTCGCTAGAGCTATCCACGACCACGCGAACGACGACGTGTACGTCAACATCTCCGGCGGGAGCAAGATAACTGCAGTCGCCGGGACGATAGCCTGCATGGCGACGGGTGCAACGCCCATCTACGCCAAACCGGATTACGGACCAGAAGCAGACAGAGTACCGCCGGAACCGCTTCACGAAGCCGTCGAACGGACGTTCTCACTACCCAACTATCCTATCGACAGTCCCTCTTCGACTCACGTCGCTTTCCTGCGGTTCATCGCCGACCGTACGCAGAATGCGAGCAGTTCGAGCGGTGTGAGCGGCCGGTACCGAGGAGTGAGTAAGAAAGGACTCATCGAGTTCGCCCGCGAAGAGCAATTCCCCTTCGTCGTCGAGTCTTCGGCGGGGACGGAGAAAGGATTCTACAGACTGCTCGACCGTCACGTCGTGGGACCTCTGACCGAGAAAGGGTACGTCGATACCGAGAAGGTCGGTCGTCGGAAGTACCTCTCGTTGACCGAAGCGGGCGAAAACGCGCTCCGAGCGTACAGACATCTCGTCTAA
- a CDS encoding DMT family transporter, whose protein sequence is MFDSTSLEQAVPTVSDHTRAVFEAVLVTILWSSSYVFIKIGLTDIPALPFAGLRYGLAALVLFPIFVHRGHHRSVARASHRQLVTLLALGLVLYAVTQGAQFVALNHLQAATVSLALTFTPVVVGVGGFVALAESPTTRQWVGVTVLLIGAFAYFRPETGSVGDSFGLTVMTLGLLSNAVGSVLGRRINHGSELSPLAVTTVSMGVGAVVLLVTGLSVQGVPSLELDEWAIVCWLALVNTAGAFTLWNRSLQTLTAVESSVVGNTMLVQVALLGWFFLGESLYPHELVGIAVVSVGVLVVQLDGN, encoded by the coding sequence GTGTTCGATTCCACGTCACTGGAGCAAGCAGTTCCGACCGTCTCAGACCACACTCGTGCCGTCTTCGAAGCGGTGCTCGTCACGATACTCTGGTCGTCGTCGTACGTCTTCATCAAAATCGGTCTCACGGACATTCCCGCGTTGCCTTTCGCGGGGTTGCGATACGGACTCGCCGCCCTGGTGTTGTTTCCTATTTTTGTTCACCGGGGCCACCATCGGTCGGTAGCTAGGGCGAGTCACAGACAACTGGTCACACTCCTTGCGCTGGGACTAGTCCTCTACGCGGTGACCCAAGGAGCGCAGTTCGTCGCGTTGAATCACCTCCAAGCGGCGACAGTCAGCCTCGCGTTGACGTTCACACCGGTCGTAGTCGGCGTCGGTGGGTTCGTCGCGCTCGCCGAGTCACCGACGACTCGTCAGTGGGTCGGTGTGACCGTCTTGCTGATTGGAGCATTCGCATACTTCCGGCCGGAAACTGGGTCAGTGGGCGACAGTTTCGGACTCACAGTGATGACTCTCGGACTACTCAGCAACGCCGTGGGATCGGTGCTTGGGCGGCGAATCAACCACGGGTCGGAACTCTCGCCGCTCGCGGTGACTACGGTTAGCATGGGAGTCGGAGCGGTGGTCTTGTTAGTTACTGGTCTCTCCGTGCAGGGAGTTCCATCGTTGGAACTAGACGAATGGGCAATCGTCTGCTGGCTTGCGCTGGTCAACACCGCTGGCGCGTTCACCCTCTGGAACCGGTCGCTCCAAACGCTCACAGCGGTCGAATCGAGCGTCGTCGGCAACACGATGCTGGTGCAGGTTGCGCTACTCGGGTGGTTCTTCCTCGGCGAGTCCCTCTACCCACACGAATTGGTCGGGATTGCTGTAGTCAGTGTCGGTGTCTTGGTGGTCCAGTTAGATGGAAACTGA
- a CDS encoding creatininase family protein, producing the protein MYLADRTWPELGDYVAEESLAVVPLGSTEQHGPHLPLSTDHRIAESLTREAAEQTGYLCTPTVNVGVSPHHKQFHGTMWVDPPQFRDYVESFSRNLAYHGIDRIVYVNAHGGNMQHLREVGRRLREDEVAYAVEWMWDESIPDLVSDIFEHNGPHGGPKETAMIMHIAPELVREEKLEEARDGGLVDFSEGDAYVHGARNFYDAIDNTENGVLGDQTDATPEKGALLFEKACEQLVQLLEWIADKRFSDLMAKPHVDPQPGSRRTEK; encoded by the coding sequence ATGTACCTCGCCGACCGGACGTGGCCGGAGTTGGGTGACTACGTCGCCGAAGAATCGCTCGCCGTCGTCCCACTCGGGTCCACCGAACAGCACGGCCCGCACCTCCCGCTCTCGACGGACCACCGTATCGCAGAGTCGCTCACCCGCGAAGCGGCAGAGCAAACGGGGTATCTCTGCACGCCCACAGTCAACGTCGGTGTCAGCCCGCACCACAAACAGTTCCACGGGACGATGTGGGTGGACCCGCCGCAGTTCCGCGATTACGTCGAGAGTTTTTCGCGCAACCTTGCGTACCACGGCATCGACCGCATCGTCTACGTCAACGCTCACGGCGGCAACATGCAACACCTGCGCGAAGTCGGCAGACGACTCCGTGAGGACGAGGTTGCCTACGCCGTCGAGTGGATGTGGGACGAGTCGATACCGGACCTCGTGAGCGACATCTTCGAACACAACGGTCCCCACGGCGGCCCGAAGGAGACGGCGATGATAATGCACATCGCGCCGGAACTAGTTCGAGAGGAGAAGTTAGAGGAAGCACGCGACGGCGGTCTGGTGGACTTCTCGGAAGGCGACGCCTACGTCCACGGCGCGCGCAACTTCTACGACGCCATCGACAATACCGAGAACGGCGTTCTCGGGGACCAAACCGATGCGACCCCCGAGAAGGGGGCACTGCTCTTCGAGAAAGCCTGCGAGCAACTGGTACAACTGCTGGAGTGGATAGCCGACAAGCGATTTTCCGATCTGATGGCGAAACCGCACGTGGACCCGCAACCGGGGAGTCGGAGAACAGAGAAGTAA
- a CDS encoding RNA-guided endonuclease InsQ/TnpB family protein: MYYAYKYRLKPSDAHREELDRHRDICRQLYNHALYRFDQLPEDAGTLNQRVRSIRDEIPSLKDWWNGLSDVYSTVLQTAVMRLEQNVKSLGGLKENGYGVGQLTWKPPREFRSFTYSQSGFKLDKKGGQTVLSLSKLADIPIRLHRAIPDDAKLKQVTLKKEPTDEWFATFGVELDREPPEPPENPERCVGIDVGILTYAHDTDGTAVGSLDVSDERDRLEREQRKLSRKQHGSNNYEMQRRRVAECHADLRRKRRDFLHKLSNYYAREYDLVAVEDLNVAGMMESPSNSRNTASAAWRTFLSLLEYKCKRAGTHFVAVNPRGTTKECASCGVSTDKPLWVREHSCPACGFESDRDANAAWNILSRGLEDVGVGHSERTPVKTALPVDTSVSAKRVVETGSPTLEERTASAVSE, from the coding sequence ATGTATTACGCCTACAAGTACCGTCTCAAGCCGTCCGACGCCCACCGAGAGGAGTTGGACCGCCACCGAGACATTTGTAGGCAACTATACAATCACGCCCTCTACCGTTTTGACCAACTTCCCGAGGACGCAGGCACGCTCAATCAGCGTGTTCGGTCCATCCGAGACGAAATTCCGTCCCTGAAAGACTGGTGGAATGGCCTCTCGGACGTGTACTCGACAGTTCTGCAAACAGCGGTCATGCGACTTGAGCAGAACGTCAAATCACTCGGAGGACTCAAGGAGAACGGCTACGGCGTCGGCCAACTCACGTGGAAGCCACCACGGGAGTTCCGCAGTTTCACGTACAGTCAGTCTGGCTTCAAGCTCGACAAGAAAGGCGGTCAGACTGTGCTGTCACTCTCGAAACTCGCGGACATCCCGATTCGGCTTCACCGCGCCATCCCCGACGACGCGAAACTCAAACAGGTCACACTCAAGAAGGAACCGACGGACGAGTGGTTCGCTACGTTCGGCGTCGAACTGGACCGCGAGCCTCCTGAGCCACCTGAGAATCCCGAACGGTGCGTCGGTATCGACGTTGGGATTCTCACGTACGCCCACGACACCGACGGCACGGCTGTCGGGTCGCTCGACGTCTCGGACGAACGCGACCGCTTGGAGCGAGAACAACGAAAACTCTCGCGGAAACAACACGGGTCGAATAACTACGAGATGCAACGACGGCGCGTTGCGGAGTGTCACGCCGACCTCCGACGAAAGCGCCGCGACTTCTTGCACAAGTTGTCGAACTACTACGCTCGGGAGTACGACCTCGTGGCAGTCGAAGACCTGAACGTCGCCGGGATGATGGAGTCGCCGTCGAACAGCCGCAACACTGCGTCTGCCGCGTGGCGGACGTTCCTCTCGTTGCTCGAATACAAGTGCAAGCGAGCAGGGACGCACTTCGTGGCGGTCAACCCGAGAGGAACGACCAAGGAGTGCGCGTCCTGCGGCGTTTCGACGGACAAACCGCTGTGGGTCCGTGAACATTCCTGTCCTGCCTGCGGATTTGAGTCGGATAGGGACGCGAACGCGGCGTGGAACATTCTTTCTCGTGGCCTCGAAGATGTAGGAGTGGGACACTCCGAACGAACGCCTGTGAAGACTGCGCTCCCTGTGGATACCTCGGTATCTGCAAAGCGCGTCGTGGAAACAGGAAGCCCTACCCTCGAGGAGCGAACTGCGTCAGCCGTGAGCGAGTAG
- a CDS encoding winged helix-turn-helix transcriptional regulator: MSDCLDANAPPSAKLVVKVLEYSDEPLTQQEISDRTRLSARTVRSSLKRLKEQDTVEERVYIPDARKQLYVLSESVQECLQTAGQAEEAGAA; the protein is encoded by the coding sequence ATGTCTGATTGTCTCGACGCCAACGCCCCGCCGAGTGCGAAGTTAGTCGTGAAGGTGCTCGAATACAGCGACGAACCGCTGACTCAACAGGAGATTAGCGACCGCACGCGACTCTCCGCCCGCACCGTCCGGAGTTCGCTCAAGCGACTGAAAGAGCAGGACACCGTCGAGGAACGGGTCTACATCCCCGACGCACGCAAGCAGTTGTACGTCCTGAGCGAGTCGGTTCAGGAGTGTCTCCAAACGGCCGGACAGGCCGAAGAAGCAGGCGCGGCCTGA
- a CDS encoding nucleoside triphosphate pyrophosphohydrolase, translated as MTEYDKLVRDRIPEVIRENDERPVTHVAEGEEYRRRLREKLCEEAEEFRESGDPKELADVLEVIDTIRDAEKIEDETLAALREEKADERGRFEEGIVLERVEQRSE; from the coding sequence GTGACCGAATACGACAAACTCGTCCGGGACCGGATCCCCGAAGTCATCCGCGAGAACGACGAGAGACCAGTCACGCACGTCGCCGAAGGCGAAGAGTACCGTCGCCGTCTCCGCGAAAAACTCTGTGAGGAAGCCGAGGAGTTTCGCGAGAGCGGCGACCCGAAGGAGTTAGCCGACGTGTTGGAAGTCATCGACACGATTAGAGACGCAGAGAAAATCGAGGACGAGACGCTCGCCGCGCTCCGCGAGGAGAAAGCAGACGAGCGTGGGCGATTCGAGGAGGGTATCGTCCTCGAACGCGTGGAGCAGCGGAGCGAGTAA